In Primulina huaijiensis isolate GDHJ02 chromosome 4, ASM1229523v2, whole genome shotgun sequence, the DNA window AAGCAACCGATGAAAATCCCAACTCGGTGTATGAAATTGATTTTATTGTAaatctttattaattataatgttTATCATATATTACAGCAAAATAATACTGTCATAATTTCCTaatattagttattaattatcctGAAATTCAAAGAAAAGGGTGGAGAAGAAAGCAACTGATGAAAGTcacaacaaataaaaatttttatttaaaaatgatgGAACTCAAAATCAATTTCACACAAAAAAATGCCATAAAATTCTCACAAAATTATCCATTACACAAATCACGCGATTTTACAAACATTTATCGTTaaccattttattatttatcgagAAAAGATAAATTCGTAGATCTTATGAATCTCCATTTTTTTCCCTGCTCAAGTTGTTGGAAAAAACGGCTCAAGTTGCTACAAGAGAATGTTTtacattttaatatttgatacgACACGAAAAAATAAGTGATTATAGACTTGAAAATAGGCCATGACAGCATTTGGAACCGAAATTGCATCCATTGCACCGAACAACGCCCAACAGTAACCATGCACTAAACTCTAACACAAGCACAATGCATCACTTTTTACAGAAGTATTGGCTGTATCTGATGCAGTGTAGGAACAAACAAAGAGCTGTATTATTTTCGACTACATTTGGAAACAGAAATACAGAATCCAGAAAGTATCAAGTGCATGGAAGCTCCCACGTGATTCAATGTCCTTCAAAAACTGTTTCCCGGGAGACCAAAAATGAACAAAACGTGTCAAGAAAGCAGGGGTTGCCGTTTCTACTTCAACGTCTCCCAAGAACCATCAGATCTCTAGTAAAAATATCCCAGCACTTGGCCGCTAACATTTTGTCGAATTGCTTCCTCATGATCCAAGACTCCATTCGGAGTTGTGATTATGATATAGCCCCCTGCATGTGGAGAAAAAGATTTACGGATTGTCAACATATTTCCTCAAAACTCGAGGATCATGATGCAGACATACCTAATACGAGAATCACACGAGAATGACTTTTATAAAAGATCAGAAGTGAATAGATACAACCAGGGAACTAAAGTTTAATAATTTTGCAAGAATGACAATCTTTAAGGGTTCTAAACTATAATTTTGCGGTTGATAGCTTAcatatgaaaattatatatgataAATTCGCAACAAGAGTCATGTTTTGCCCACGAACAACCAATaagaatagctaaactctgcaCGACGACCTAGACCAGGGCAAAACAAATGGATTCACTGGTATATGATTGAGAGCCATACAGCAAAAAGTCGAGCCTTTGTTTTTAATGTGAGATCCATAACCCATCATACATCGAGCCTTTTGTTTTTAATGTGAGATCCATAACCCATCATACATCGTATTTAGACCAAACAAATGACAAACTGGGAAAAACATTATCGTCTTTTCTACAACAAAGGTGCTCAAGTAGACAACCTTCCAATTCCAATGTTAGAAACTATCACAAAGGAATGCAATTAGTAAtctaaaagaaaacaaaaaatgtaCTTCCCAACAGTCATTACTTCATTTAATTGCTCATCATAAATGATTCTACCAAATATCGAAACCAGACACAATCAATCTCGAACTCCAGCAAAAATCCACAATTTCATCTTTCTTCCATGATGCTCGAGCATGACAAAATCTAATTAATCACAATCACAGAGACTTAAAATGTGAGGGAAATACACAAACCTGGTGTGTTGGAAGAACACGGGTTTTGTATTTCTCGATGTCCTGAGACTTAATGTTTTGTCTACACGTGAGAGCCCGGCAATCTTAACCCTCCCTAAAAGTTCAACAGTTATCCTCCCCACCCTTTGTGGATCATGCACTTGAAAATCTTTAATGTACCCTGTGATTTCAAAATCATCACTCTCTTCTGTCCCATTATATTTCTCAAAGCTTCATTTGGATTAAGAACTCAGTGATGGGAAAGTGAAAAAGAAAAGCAGAATCAATAAACACTTAATTCATTTCATTTGCCAGTtggaaatatatattaaaaaaaaaacgatttcAAGGGCTACTTTAAAACGCACACAATTAAAAAGATTTGAGGAGCAAATACGAATAGTTAATCGTTTCTCAGAATCAAATTCGTTCGGTCGGCTTCTttaaaactcttattttcactAAAATCCAATCTCAAACACAGCCTCACAAAAAATCTGGAAAAGCACGGACTTTTAAAAACAGTACAAAGAACAAATCCAACCCATTTTCTCATCTTATTTTCCAAGTAAACGGCACCAATCAAAATCAACAAAGAATACATAAAGAGTCGCTACTCAATTACAACAGCACACAAGAATAGATACAGGTATACCTCTGTATTTCATGATTTGAAGAAAAGATGCCATGACATTAGAGATGGGGTTGAGCTCAGCAGAAGCGAAACCTCTCTTTCCGGCAATGACGATGGTTCTCAAGGCGTCGTTCAGTATTCTTCTTcccattttttattaataaatgaGTGATCGGTCATGGATATGGAATTTTTGggtacttgaattttttttaaaaaattcaaattcgaTAAAAATGCAATTGTAAATGATAATAGGATATTTGGATATGGTACGAAGATGAAGATGGTGTGCATGAAAGTTGAATACCGGAAAGGGATGGTTATGGTATGGGTATAATAAATGGAGATGAGAATGAAGGCATAGAATAGTACCTGAATCCGATACATTCTTTGGTAGGCAAAAACTTTGGGCTGTAGTCACTCTTTGGGCCGTGTTGTTGTGCGCCACGGTTTTGGGCCGATACAGCCTTATTTCTGTCATTTTCATGGATACTTGTTTTGACatatttttcctaaaaaattaatttattaattcaatttttatgaaaaaatatatttgttttttttttccctgaaaAAAAGTTGACAATCGGGtctgtttttttaattaattttctgtaaaacaatcttcatttgaaaaaattaaaaaatatgctATTATTTTTATCCGAATTGAGACCCCATTAAGTCATTCAtgctcattttcaaaaattgtccTTActacatgtaatttttttaagaacTTTAGTTGgataataaataaaagattaaaatatGATGATAATTAGCTATTTCATCATATAGTAATATTAACTAATGTGTACTGCATTGATTAAAAACtgagtaatttttttatgaaacggTTGATctgataatttttttgtataaaaaataatattttctcgCAGTTCAAGTATTATCCATAAAATTTATGTGCAAGACCATTTGACACTAATTTTTGTGATTCAAGTTTATAACATATCATAGTctgcatattatttattttgtttttacagtgaaaagttaaaaaagaaaagaaaaagaaatagaaaGAAGGATTTGTCTCCAAAACATATACGCACTGTTACACAATCAGTATATCGACGCATTGAGGGAGAAAATCTGAATCATCCTCCTTTGTAATGATAATCGGCGTTTGCCGTTTTTTCTATGAACGCACTGAGAAATGGTTGAATCTGAATCCGAATCCCCTCTGTTAGCTCTGATCTTTTTCAATTCCTGAAACATCAATTCAATTGCTTCTTTTGATGAACTGGAGATAGGGAGGAAGTGAGATTAGATGTTGCCTTTTTGATATTGTTTTTCTGTTGCTTTTGattcttattttcttttatcGAGGAGAATGAACGGTGGTGATGGTGAAGAGGGGGATTCAGCTGCGTTGGGTCCGCCAGCGCCGCTCGAGTGGAAATTTTCTCAAGTATTTGGCGAGCGGACAGCCGGAGAAGAAGTACAGGAAGGTAGATTTTTTATTGTTGATTCTATTAGTGAGGAAAAGATGTTTGCTTTGGGTTTGGATCTTCTCGTTAGGGTAAGGATTTCTGTAATTTGATCCCTTTTGGGTTTGTTAACTGCTTGATTTTGTAGAATTTCAGTGTGATTGATTGGGGATTAACGTGAGTGATCTGCTTGCCATTGTTTTGATCAATGATACCAAAGGTTAATGGTGTGGGTGTGAAGTGAATAGAGTTCAACGTTAGTCTGATAGTGGGTTTTCACGCGGAATGAACCTGGTTTCTGGCCTAAAGAATGTGTTTTTACTGTGGGTTTTGATTACTTCAAATAGTCTTTGCTATGTCTTTGAACTTGTTTTGTGTATGGTTAGTTTGAAAATGATGCAACTTCTATAGCTTCAACTCCTAGCTCTTTTTATGTTGTTGGGGAAGTGAGAGCTGGTCTCTTTGCGCACTCCATGCAGTGACTGAACCAAAGTTGGAGGTCCTTCCAAGACTTTGCTGCTGTTGTTTTGTAGGTCTACTGATTTGTGACATGGTGCTCGGTGTAATGTTTTTGGCCAACTTTTGGCTGTGTCTGTTGCTTGGACTGGAGCTTCCAGCTTGtactttttgttgtttttggtcCTGGTATGAATAACCTGTCACAATGTGTTCTATTGCTTCCAAATTCTTCTATAGGTTGAAAGGCTTCAGGACTTCATGATGCCCAAACGCACTGATCTGACCTATTTTGAGATTCAAAATTATGCTTGTATTTTGTTATGGCTTAACAGGGCCATTCAAAACATGCTTGTATGGTGTCatttaaaatgaaacaaaaatgaTGTCTGTTATAATTTTGTTTCCATGTAAGAGGGAAGGTTATCTCTTTTTCTCGTTTGTTCATTTGTCGACTTTTGTCGCATAATTTAATTTGCATGTGATTTAATTTGCAATCACATTATATGCTGTTCCCTGTACACTTTGTGTCGGTTCAAATTAGCAAACTGGTTCATGTAGAGGGGGTGTTGGCTGGCTAGGAGAAGGGCAAGAAAACTTGTGATCTGTTATGTTGTAGGGTTATTCTAAAATGGACCGAGATCACCATATTTGGTTTTTCATTATTTGTCtcttgcaaaaaaataaaaaggaaaaaaaatctcgCAATCTGCACATGGTAAGAATTGGACTCTGTTGTCTTTTGCAAAACATTCAGATTGTGACATGTGCATGCTGAAGCAGGTGACTGTCTTGTTGTAAACTTTTATGCTTTGTACGTAATTGGACTTCAACTGTTAGAAAGGCTGAAGTTTGAAATTTACTTCTTAAGTGCATGCTTCTATTGTGTGCTTTTTTAACCTGAAATTACTTGAAATGCTATTTATTAGAGACATGGTAAGGACCAAGTATTCTGCAGATTCAAGAAGTTCAATTGCAATAAGCTTCTGGGCCAAATTTTTACCCTCAATAcgcaaaatatttttctaattatttacTTATTCAtagattttgttattttatatagCTTACAATTTCCCATTTAGTAAAAGGTTTATGGATACGTTGCCCTTAAGACTCTGTGTCTCTTCTTTGGTAGATAAGAAGATTGACAGCAGCGGTTTTGTATGAATGTTTTTTTCTTAATGTTTCCTGAATCATGTTTTAGTGGTTGTCCGTATTATAAGTTAATCGGAACTGCCGACTAAGAAATTTAGGGTGCAACTGAAAACTGTAGttttgttttgaattctttTCATGGCAGTTGACATCATATCCGCAATTGAATTTGACAAAACTGGTGATCATCTGGCTACTGGTGACCGTGGTGGAAGGGTAGTCTTATTTGAAAGGACTGATGTGAGAGAGGTAAGGTCAACATCTGatggttttatttaattgtggaCATATTCATCTTGAAAATTTATCTTCTATTAACAAGTTTAAATTGCAGCATGGGGAAAATCGTAGAGATTTAGAGATGATGGACTATCCAACTAGACATCCGGAGTTTCGTTACAAAACTGAATTTCAGAGCCATGAACCAGAGGTATTTATTAAAATTCCAGCTCGTGTCAAATTTTTGTTATCTGGGGTCTACCTTCGAATTCAATCATTTTTCCAAATGCACAGGCCTTGATTTAACGGAGAGGTTTCCGTTTTCAATTGGACAAATGCTTGAAGGCATCTATTGCTTTCACTGTTTTTACTTCTTTTTCCCAGAGGGAAAAATTGGATAAAAGTTTGAATTGTAATAACATGGTGTGAAAATCTTTTTACTTCAGTTTGATTATCTCAAGAGTTTGGAAATTGAGGAGAAAATCAACAAGATTCAATGGTGTCAGACAGCTAATGGTGCACTCTTTCTCCTTTCCACGAATGACAAAACTATTAAGTTTTGGAAGGTTAGATATAGAGTTTTTCCTTTttgttaattatgatttttttgtttaggTATAATATGTTATAATAGTTAATAATTTGCGGTTGTTTATTGTAGTAATTATGTATTCATACTTGTGCTCATCTTATTCGCATTCTGGATTTGTTTTTCTCATATTGTAATTGATTTTGAATGCTGTCTTAAATTTATCTTCAATGTACTTTTAGGAGTCAAGATAAGATAAGACATTGATTAATACAACCTTTTCGCATTACTAAATTACTTTCACCCACTCCAGAATTTTTTACTCTGCATACGTTGGTTGATTCCATTCCCATTTCCTTTTTTTCTCATGAATGACTTTTTACGACCAGACAGCATTAAATGCggttcattttatttaatacatGTGCACCAATATGAGATAGAATTTATTATTCATCAAACTTTACATgcaatctaaataaaataagctgCAAAGTTTTTTTGTTTGACATTAATAGCCAACAAAACCTGCTATGACTTGACATTTAAAGCGGAAAATGTCCCTAGATACAAAACGAAATATACATGAGCACTCCTGTGCACACTTGTGGTACAAATTCCCTGAAATATcttgaaaagaaagaaagaaattcgTTCTACCAAAAAGTGcctttaattttcaatttgaaAAATTGCCTAGTGGTTGTTTGAAAACAGGTTCAAGaaaagaagatcaagaaaatatCTGATATGAATGTTGACCCATCTAAACCAGCTGGAAATAGTATTGTTGCAAGCTCCAGTGTTTCTTCGAATTCTAAATTGCATCTGGCAAATGGTGGCAGTCCAGATCGATTTTATAACTACTTGAGCAATGACTTGTCCTTTCCAACTGGGGGTATCCCCTCACTTCGATTACCGGTGGTACACATACTTAACTTAGCTACACTACTATTTGTGGTATAAATAATTATGTGCGATGTGCTATCTTTTTTATGTGTTTGGTCGAAAATTGGTTGTTAGGTTTTAATGAATGAAAGCTATTTTGATTTGTTGTCCGTTCTTGTCCATTTCGAATGTATAAAATCCATTTTGTCCACTGAATGATTTAACATGCCTGGGTATATGTCTCATTACATTTATGACTTCCTCATAACTGTTGAATTCTAAGCTGTGGTGCCTAATGATGACATCATTAGGATTAATTGCTCAACTATCAATCTTAAAATTATCGTAGGCATtacctcaaaaataatttatgcaCATCATACAATTCACTATTTTCTCGCTCACTTTGTTTCTTGTGACACTTGATTGTACAATCTATAGGTCACATGCAGTGAGACCGGTCTTGTTGCGAGATGTAGGAGAGTATATGCCCATGCCCATGATTACCATATCAATTCTATATCAAATAACAGGTAAAGATCCAAAATTTGTCTCATCTTACTATGCCTGCATGTATGTGGGGCAGctagaattaaaaaaaacaaaaagatggCATAGTTAGGTTCTCATCTTTGGTGAGAACTTTAATTATGGTAGTAAGACTTGGGGATGATGACAGTTTATCCAGAGGGTAAGGAATATTGTAGAAATTGTGTTCCCAAGTATTTTCCTCGAATTACGAAAATAGAAAATAGAACTGTGTGGATGTCATTGTTTTGTGGTCATTCAATGCCCATGCACCTTTCCTTACTGGGGCACTTCTACTGTTGTGACTTCATGAAAGGCTGATTGCTGTTGACGCAACGAAAAATATTCACTAGGTTTTGGCACGATGACATATTGTTCTTTGTTTCTATTGATTTTCGTTTTTCTGATTTCATGATTAATTCATATTTGAAATGCTTTGCAGCGATGGTGAAACATTTATATCAGCTGATGATCTAAGAATAAATCTCTGGAACCTGGAAATAAGTAATCAAAGTTTCAACATTGTTGATGTGAAGCCCACAAATATGGAGGATCTGACTGGTGTGTCTTTATGCTATCTTCTTTTGTTGCAACCACAATTTATATGTAATAATTGATGAACAAAACTAATATAAAGCTGAAATAGACCCAGAGATAAACTCTGTAAAAGAGGAAGACTCCTCTTCCCTAGCCTAGGCTAGTATTTTCTCGAACAACAAAATAACATAATGATCCCTAATTTACCTCCCCTCACGTTTTATTCCCTTTCTCCATATCTAGATTCCTCAAAGGGCTTGGGCTTGGATTTGCATCACTTGAACTGCATTGTTTTAGGGCCCTGGGCCCACCATAGtaaaatcataataatattatgtCCGTAACATCTTTCTTCATGTATCTTTTTccacattttaaataatgacTTATTGCATAAGATTTTGCGACATTTCCTCTAAGTTCTCGGTGACTGTCGTGATAAATGAACGAGAGAAGAGAACTGCGCTTCTAAATGAGGCCTCCCCTTACAATTCAAGAGTTTAGAAAggctctttttcttttttatagaATATAGGAAGGAGATGAGCTACCTAGATCTTTGTATATACAGGTCTCGATAATTGAAGTAAGTGACATACATATCAAGAGGCTTAAAGCTATTGTAATTCTTGCTCTATAATATGCGATATGCCTCTCTTACGATATAACTTAACGTCTGGGAGCTTCCTTTTTGGGAAAAAGGTTGAAAGAACAAGTAATGGGGTAATCTTCTATTCacttatttttgtttcttttgcaGAGGTGATAACTTCAGCTGAATTTCATCCTTCTCATTGCAACATGTTAGCGTATAGTAGTTCTAAGGGATCAATTCGTCTCGTTGATCTGCGGCAATCTGCCCTGTGCGATTCACATTCTAAAATGTAAGTGATTGGTTGCATTTTAAGTCTTCTGATTAATGATTTTGTACCTTATCTGCTTTTTAGTAAAAACTCGTTAACTTTTCCTAAGAAGTTGAATGCTAATTGTGGGAAATTCTAAGTACTTTGCAAGGACATTGTTTTTGTGCTCTGATTTCTTGCGCTTTCTTTGGATGAGATATTAATGTTCATTCATAAACAGATTCGAGGAACAGGAAGCGCCTGGTTCAAGATCATTTTTCACTGAGATAATTGCTTCGATTTCAGATATTAAGTTCGCGAAGGATGGAAGATATATTCTTAGTCGAGACTACATGACCCTTAAGGTTTTGTTTTCTGTAGTTATTTTTGCCCTTTTATCATTATTGGTTGTTAATATTCTAATTGACCTACATGTTCGCTGTTTATTAACTTTTTTGTTACTTACAGCTAATTTAGCTGATGTCAGTGAATGCCTTTAGGCACAGTTTGCTCAGTAAAGAATGCAGGCTGGATAAAATTTAGTTTCTATGACTATTTTAATGTTAGAAAAATTTATCTGTTATCATGAATAAGTGGTTTGAGATAAATATTGAACAAAAACTATTGATCTCAGATTAACGTGTCCATATTTTATCTGAAAATCGAAAACTCAGAGCTCAAGTTTGGCACTGGAAATTGAATATGATATTGTAATTCAATTATGCTCTTCATTGACTGGCTGTAGAAAACACTTAAATGCATTGCTCATAAGATAACATGTTTCTATAGTTTTTTGAGTTTCCGTGGATATCACATttctattttcaatatttatcgTGGTCTCAGTTTTGTTTTTCACTGATTGAATATAAATTGGTTTCAGTTGTGGGATATTAACATGGATTCTGGTCCAATTACAACTTTCCAGGTTCATGAGCATTTAAGACCAAAGGTGAGTTGCCTTGCTACTGCACCATTTTGCCCGAAGCGTTTTTGTGACCTTTGAAGCTGATAAAATGTTGCTATTTTAATAATGTCCAGCTCTGTGACTTGTATGAAAATGACTCcatttttgataaatttgaatGCTGTCTGAGTGGTGATGGTCGCCGAGTGGCTACTGGTTCTTACAAGTAGGTTGAAGTTTGTGCTCCATTTTATCATACTGTCATTTGCATGTATGTCTCTCTATCAAAAATGTGACAAAATACTTGGTATGATTCAGCAATCTGTTCCGGGTGTTTGGCTGTGCTTCGGGCAGTACTGAAGCCACTTCCCTAGAAGCAAGCAAAAACCCAATGAGGTACTACTACCAGTTCTAAGTTTTGATTTGTCGGGCCAACTCTAGTCTCAGTTCTCATTTTTACTTGTTACGGACGAGTCTCTTTCAGAAGGCAGGTGCAGAACCCTTCAAGGCCTGCCAGATCCTTGAGCAGCAGCATCACTCGTGTCGTCAGAAGAGGTATAATTCCCATTCCCATCTCCTCATCTACTTGGTTTTTGTGTCCATGCAACATAATCTCAACTGACAATAATGTTGTGCTCTATGTTGTAGGTGCAGAAAGTTCGGGAGTTGATACAAATGGGAATTCATTTGACTCCACTACAAAACTACTCCACCTTGCGTGGCACCCATCTGAAAACTCAATCGCTTGTGCTGCTGCAAATAGCTTGTACATgtattatgcataaaaaaaaaaactcaattccTGAACACCGGTTAACAATTTTAGGCTAACTCATTTGAAGATGCCTCTTTCATCAAATAGAAGAGAAGGTCGATCACTTTCTCAAGCCTCTGTGCTGTGTTTCATAAGCTACCATGACAAATTTCAGAACAGATCTGCATGTCTTTGTTGTTACCTGAGCAAGACAACTGTATTCCCTTCACCTTCCGTTGTTTTACCCTCAACAtttcttctatttattttttcttcacCTCTCATCAAAGTGTCGCGTTTGGTCGGGTCGAGTCGGGTCTGTTCGTATCTTGTAGAATTCCGGAATCTAAGTTGGTCTTATAATTTGCTCCTAGTAAATGTTAGT includes these proteins:
- the LOC140975810 gene encoding serine/threonine protein phosphatase 2A 55 kDa regulatory subunit B beta isoform-like — its product is MNGGDGEEGDSAALGPPAPLEWKFSQVFGERTAGEEVQEVDIISAIEFDKTGDHLATGDRGGRVVLFERTDVREHGENRRDLEMMDYPTRHPEFRYKTEFQSHEPEFDYLKSLEIEEKINKIQWCQTANGALFLLSTNDKTIKFWKVQEKKIKKISDMNVDPSKPAGNSIVASSSVSSNSKLHLANGGSPDRFYNYLSNDLSFPTGGIPSLRLPVVTCSETGLVARCRRVYAHAHDYHINSISNNSDGETFISADDLRINLWNLEISNQSFNIVDVKPTNMEDLTEVITSAEFHPSHCNMLAYSSSKGSIRLVDLRQSALCDSHSKIFEEQEAPGSRSFFTEIIASISDIKFAKDGRYILSRDYMTLKLWDINMDSGPITTFQVHEHLRPKLCDLYENDSIFDKFECCLSGDGRRVATGSYNNLFRVFGCASGSTEATSLEASKNPMRRQVQNPSRPARSLSSSITRVVRRGAESSGVDTNGNSFDSTTKLLHLAWHPSENSIACAAANSLYMYYA